The genomic region GGGCTGAAGCTAGGAACAAGGCTTTTTCACGAGGTAGAGACATGTACCTCGGGCGGGCGTGGATTGTGCTTCAACCGATTCTTGACACCGCCGTTTACATCCTTGTCTTTGGTGTTGTCCTCAAGATCTCAAAGAATATTGACCATTTCATTGGGTACCTGGTTATCGGTGTTATTTTCTTCAACTTCATCACTAGAGGTCTGAATTCTGGTGCTGGATTGATTCAAAGCTCGAAAGGAATGATCTCGTCATTCTCATTCCCAAAGGCGGCGCTCCCCATCTCGCTGACTGTCAAGCAGTTGCTTGACAACGTCGCGCCGGCGATCGTCGGTCTTCTCATTGCGTTTCTGTACCACGGGCTGACGCCTAGCCCTGCAATCCTTACGGTGCCCGTCTTTTTCCTGATGATCCACTTGTTCTCTCTAGGAGCAATGTTGATCGTCGCAAGAATTACGGCGTTCATTCCCGATTTGAAAGCCCTTGTGTCTACTTTCACTCGCGGTTTGTTCTTCGTATCAGGCGTGTTCTTCGACATCCACCGATTCGATTCGAATGAGACCATTCAGTCCATCATGCTCGCTAATCCCGCCTACCAGTTCTTAACAGCGGTACGCGAGGCAACCATTTATCAAACCGTTCCTCCCCTCGGCCGGTGGCTCTATCTCGCTGCTTGGACATTTGGTCTACTCATTATCGGTTTGATCTTCTTCTGGGAAGCTGAAGAAAGGTACGCGCGTGTCCGGTAAACCAACCGTTGTTGTACGAGATTTATCTAAAACCTACCGCCTGACGTCTTCGGGCTCGATCCGTGGACTCGGTAGGAAGACCACTTCTGTCGACGCCTTGAAGTCCGTTTCGTTCGTCTCCTACCGTGGCGAGTCCGTCGGCATTTTAGGCAAGAACGGCTCGGGCAAATCCACCCTGCTTCGGATCATCGCGGGGAACGAGTCTCCTACGTCTGGACTCGTACGAGTATCTGCTGAGCCACGGCTCCTGGGCGTGTCAGCCGCCCTTCAAGGCGCTTTGACTGGAAGGGAAAACGTAAGACTCGGCTTGCTTGCCATGGGACTGCATCCTGACGAAGTTGCGCAACTAGAAGACTCCGTAATCGAATGGGCCGACTTAACGGATTCCATCGATCGACCACTGCGTACTTATTCCTCAGGTATGTCTGCCCGCCTGAAGTTCTCCATCGCAACATCAGTGCGTGCCGAAATCTTGCTCGTGGATGAAGCTCTGTCCACAGGAGATTCAACCTTCACCTCAAAAGCTAAGAAACGAATGGATTCATTCCTCGAGGAATCTGGCACTGTTTTCCTTGTATCGCACGGAGCAAAGACGATTCAGGACAATTGTTCGCGAGCGCTGTGGCTTCACGAGGGCGAAATCATCGCAGACGGCCCCGCCGAGTCGCTTACGAAGCGGTACAGAGTGTGGAGTAACCGAGCAGCCACCGGAAAGGACGACGAGGCTGAGAAAATCATTCGCGAAACAGCGGCTTCCTATACCCCTCCCACTATCCGTCTTTCCAGCGAAACTGCCTCCCGCTAACACTCGACGTTGAGTATGCCCGATCCGATCGCAATTACCCGAGCATTCGCAAAGATGACTTCGTCATCGACTTCCCAAGTGTGTGCTACTGAAGGCGATCGCATCTGGACGAAGTTAAAGCGGTCCGCGGAATAGATGGTGTATCCGTTCTTGACCGCACCGTTGAGAAAACCCGTGTCTTCGCCCTTGGTGAGATCCGGAAACGCCAACCCTTCAGTTACCTGGCGACGCCAGACTAATGTCGGGCCTGCCACAAAATCCGTGAAACACATTTCGTGGTCTGGATTCCTGAGCAAGAAACTGTCCGACTGCCCATGGTACAAATACGATGCCCGCTTACCTACGATGTCGGCGCCAGAATACTCAAGTGCGTTGATCTGATCCCGCAGGTAGTTTTCAAAATAGAGGTCGTCGTCATCAAACTTGGCCATGAAGTCGCCGGTTGCTTCGGCCGCCAAGTGGTTCATACATTTACCGAGGGACCAAGACTTTGGCGCCTGAAAGACCTGTCCTGACACCCCCTCAGGAAACTGCGCTCTGACGGCGTCCGGTTGTTCGTCGATTCCATGAAGCATCATCATGAGCTCAACTTCGACATTACGTTGCCGCGCAACCTGTGAGAAGAGATGACTCAACTGTTGCGGGCGGTTTGTCGAAGCCAGAATCGACACTTTCGGACGAACATCGCTTTGCGCCTCAACTAATCCAATTGAATTAAGAAGAGTGAAGGCGCGATCCGTATAGGTGTGGTTCTCCCAAATTTTCCGTTGTGCCCTGTGGCTGATTCGGTCTCGGACTTCTGGGGAATTAACGATGCGTCGAAGCACATAGCTGCCCCCCTCCACATCGCGGATGATTGGGATCTCATCCTCGCTAAACATTTCATGTAAAGCGACACTGTCGGTTGAAACGACCACCGCACCGGACGCACCCGCTTCAAAAATACGACGGCTGCACATCGTAGGGCTTTGTGTGATCGTGTTGACGTTGAGAACAACCTTAAATCTCTTGAAGGCCGACAACATCTTGTTGTACGGCAACGCACCTGCTACGTAGCGCTCGTATTCTGAGGGAAACTGGTATTTATCTTCTTTTCCTGCAAAGCGAGAAAAGACTACTAAACCGTTCTTAAGGCTCCGAGATGCTCGCACCGCAGCGTCTAAAACAAGTGCGATCTGTTGTTGGCGCGATTCAAACTTATGCGCAAAATACGTGCCGGCGAATGCGATGTCGCCCCGGCGTTCTTCCCCTGCTTTCAAAATCGGGTTATGAAGAACCGGCTGAGCAGCGAACGGTAGGACGCCCACTTTTGCACTTGGCAAAGCGGCCTCATACTGCGGGACCAAGTTCGCGTCTGTCGTGAACACGAAATCGAAGAGTTCCGCTGTTTTGATGAAGTCGTCGAAGTGAGCCGGATCTTCTTTATTCCAGAACACCGTCGGAATGCCACTAGCTTTGCACCAATCCACCAATTCCTTCAGGGCTGGAGACGGCGCGTTTTCTCCAGTCAGCTGATACTGCCACTTGCCTCCATTGCCATTCCACGCGGATTCGACCAAAAGGAGCTCGAATGGTCCCTTGCCGTTTTGTGCATTGAGTTCAAAGGACTCCCCAGGATGCACTGGGCGCAGGTCAAACTCGTACCCCCACGCTCGTTCGGAAAACTCATCCAAAATCGATCCAACCGTTATTTTCCGAAAAGGCTTTCTCGGGTTAATCGCAGGAGTGATCTCTTCAACGTCAGACCACTCACCAAAAGACCTCGGGGCAATGCGTCGCGACAGAGCGAAGGCAGCCTTTTCTGCTGCTTTCCGCGCACCCTGCCTTCGCATGACATTTACGAAGCGAGACATGTCGTCGCCCACCGAACGCGCTTGCTCTCGAAATTTGACCATCGCGGTTACTCCTTTACGTTTTGGCCTCTATCGTCCCATTCTGAACTACGCGTCAGGCGAGAGTGTCTCCTCGTAAGCTTGGATCAGTCGTTCAGCACTGGACTGCCATGTCCGTGTATCCAAGAAGGCCTCTAGTTGATTACCATAAAAGTGGTCTGGTTCCACAAGTGCCTTCCTAATCGCGTCGCTCAACGCTTCGGGATCATCGGGTGGAACATACAAAGCCAACTCACCAGTGGCTTCCCTAACTGCGGGAAGGTCGGAGGCAACCACTGGAATCTTCATTCCCATTGCAAGCATCGGCTTAAGCGGGGTGACTGCCCTGCAAACTTCGTAGTCACGTCGTGGCAACACAAACACGTCTAATGCAGCACACCACAAAGGAATAGCTTTGGGGTCTTGCTTGCCTGCAAAGACAACGCGATCTGCTAAACCCCTCTCCTCTACTAAATGTTGTAGGACAGGAAGCTCAGAGCCACTACCGACTATCAATGCTTTGGTGTCGTCATCAAGGAACTCCAAGGCTAAGACGAGCGAATCGAGCCCCTCATAGTCAACAACCGAGGTGATTGTCCCGACTAGTTTTGTGCTCGACGGAATCCCGATCTTTTCTCTTGCGAAGTCCCTGGTGGGGGCTTCTATGGCCTCATCACGATCGAACCCATTCGGAACAACGTAGATCTTGTCCTTTGGAACTCCGCGTTCTTCAACGCGACGCCGTGATACATCGCTGAGCACAAGGACTGCAGAAGCCGATTGCATAGCTAGGGTTTCGCGTCGCCTGAACTCCGCGAGAAAATCCCTGCTTCTTTGTCCCGAGTTTTCTAGCTCCAAGGTTTTGTCGCGCTCCCCACGCACTTCGTAAACCCATGGGATCCCAAGGAGCCGTGCGACCTCGCTGATCAAGCTTGCATTCCTGAAGTCTGTTGTCGTGTGCAACAGGGTGATATCGAGCTGCCGTGCTATCTCTGCAAGCAAATTAATGGCCTTACGCCGATTCTTGCCTCTCCGCAAAGACATCCGGCTTGGTAACAACAAGAAGTAATCGATGCCGTCAACCGAAACGGAATTCTCTGTGGGAACTACGCCAATTGTCGCCGGATATCCCATTCTTGTAGCTGGGTAGACAGCTACATCTTGCCACCTAAGTTCGTGGAGAAGTTTTTGAGTACGCACCGTGTATCCACTAACTGTGTACGGCTGCGCACTATTGACAAAATACAGGACTCGAGCTTCGTCACTAGGCTGCCGAATATCTGATGGAAAAATTGGATCGCAAAAGTCTTGCCAGGAGGTAGTGTCCGGAACTCCCGCACGAGACATGCCCTCCAAGAAAACAGGCAATCTGAAGCCACATTCCTGGAGTTTTCGGCCAATTTTTACGAAGACTTTCCGCAGAAACGGCTTCGGCCCCGACAAGAAGTCCGTCGCCATCGCAGATAGAAAAAGCTGGCAGTACCTAGCTGGACGCATTACCATCCGATGCTTCGATCTGCTGCAGTATCTGCAGCAATCGTACAGGTGTCATTTCTTCACGCTCCCGAATCACCCAATCACGGCCAGTGGTTCCGACACTGAGACGCTGTGGGTTATTTTCGAGCGACACCCATAGATTTGCGAGCGCCGATGGATCCTGCGGTGGGACAACGTCTCCGCCGCCCAGGCTTGAGATAAGATCAGCGGCCTCCCCCTCCACAACCCCCGAAATATGAATCCGGTTAAAAAGTAACTCATACGTCTTGGACGGCACTGTGCGTCGCAGCGGTTCCCATTCGGCCAAATGCACCAGCGCTGTGTCAGCCCAGTCGTAATACGCGTTCAAGAGTTCTGCTGGTTTCAGACGAATAAAACGCGCGTCGACACCAAACTCTTGAGCCTTCTCCTGAAGCAACTCACGGGCTGCACCTGCGCCCACAAAAATCATATGAACTTGGAGCCCCTGTTGTTTAGCCAGCTTGGCAGCTTCCAAGGCATTCTGCAGATTTTGCGCGCGGCCTATTGTCCCTGCATACAGTACGTTTAAGTGGCCGCTCTTGCGGTGACTCCCTCTATCTTCCGTCGGCTGGCTAGCTACTGGAAAGACATTTCGAATTACTACAACTTCGGGGCTATTTCCTCGCGTAGACAATTCACGGCGAGACTCCAAAGAGGCTTTCAAGGTGCTCGAAGTGACTAAAATCGCCCTTGCTCCCCGCAGGAGAGAATTCAGTACCTTCGTGGACACTCGAGTGACGAGCTGAAGAGGTCCGTTCTTTGCCAGCTTCTCTCGGATCGACGGATCCCCGACTTCAGCATTCCAGGACGAAGCTTGCCCCATGAGGTCTGGCCACGCATCTCGGAGGTCGATAACGTAGGGGCGATCGAAAATCTTCGCGGCCACCCACGTAACCCCCGCGGTTGGCAAAGCGGGAACCGTCCCTATAACA from Corynebacterium fournieri harbors:
- a CDS encoding ABC transporter permease, coding for MNTVQQNLIEVDDTYLRRLSARPGLGRYLAQLWQRRHFIWAEARNKAFSRGRDMYLGRAWIVLQPILDTAVYILVFGVVLKISKNIDHFIGYLVIGVIFFNFITRGLNSGAGLIQSSKGMISSFSFPKAALPISLTVKQLLDNVAPAIVGLLIAFLYHGLTPSPAILTVPVFFLMIHLFSLGAMLIVARITAFIPDLKALVSTFTRGLFFVSGVFFDIHRFDSNETIQSIMLANPAYQFLTAVREATIYQTVPPLGRWLYLAAWTFGLLIIGLIFFWEAEERYARVR
- a CDS encoding ABC transporter ATP-binding protein, which produces MSGKPTVVVRDLSKTYRLTSSGSIRGLGRKTTSVDALKSVSFVSYRGESVGILGKNGSGKSTLLRIIAGNESPTSGLVRVSAEPRLLGVSAALQGALTGRENVRLGLLAMGLHPDEVAQLEDSVIEWADLTDSIDRPLRTYSSGMSARLKFSIATSVRAEILLVDEALSTGDSTFTSKAKKRMDSFLEESGTVFLVSHGAKTIQDNCSRALWLHEGEIIADGPAESLTKRYRVWSNRAATGKDDEAEKIIRETAASYTPPTIRLSSETASR
- a CDS encoding glycosyltransferase family protein codes for the protein MVKFREQARSVGDDMSRFVNVMRRQGARKAAEKAAFALSRRIAPRSFGEWSDVEEITPAINPRKPFRKITVGSILDEFSERAWGYEFDLRPVHPGESFELNAQNGKGPFELLLVESAWNGNGGKWQYQLTGENAPSPALKELVDWCKASGIPTVFWNKEDPAHFDDFIKTAELFDFVFTTDANLVPQYEAALPSAKVGVLPFAAQPVLHNPILKAGEERRGDIAFAGTYFAHKFESRQQQIALVLDAAVRASRSLKNGLVVFSRFAGKEDKYQFPSEYERYVAGALPYNKMLSAFKRFKVVLNVNTITQSPTMCSRRIFEAGASGAVVVSTDSVALHEMFSEDEIPIIRDVEGGSYVLRRIVNSPEVRDRISHRAQRKIWENHTYTDRAFTLLNSIGLVEAQSDVRPKVSILASTNRPQQLSHLFSQVARQRNVEVELMMMLHGIDEQPDAVRAQFPEGVSGQVFQAPKSWSLGKCMNHLAAEATGDFMAKFDDDDLYFENYLRDQINALEYSGADIVGKRASYLYHGQSDSFLLRNPDHEMCFTDFVAGPTLVWRRQVTEGLAFPDLTKGEDTGFLNGAVKNGYTIYSADRFNFVQMRSPSVAHTWEVDDEVIFANARVIAIGSGILNVEC
- a CDS encoding glycosyltransferase family 4 protein; protein product: MRTQKLLHELRWQDVAVYPATRMGYPATIGVVPTENSVSVDGIDYFLLLPSRMSLRRGKNRRKAINLLAEIARQLDITLLHTTTDFRNASLISEVARLLGIPWVYEVRGERDKTLELENSGQRSRDFLAEFRRRETLAMQSASAVLVLSDVSRRRVEERGVPKDKIYVVPNGFDRDEAIEAPTRDFAREKIGIPSSTKLVGTITSVVDYEGLDSLVLALEFLDDDTKALIVGSGSELPVLQHLVEERGLADRVVFAGKQDPKAIPLWCAALDVFVLPRRDYEVCRAVTPLKPMLAMGMKIPVVASDLPAVREATGELALYVPPDDPEALSDAIRKALVEPDHFYGNQLEAFLDTRTWQSSAERLIQAYEETLSPDA
- a CDS encoding glycosyltransferase family 4 protein, with the protein product MRILLVTQYWYPENGVPQRRWSWLAKMLIDAGHEVCVIAPPPRNSRSVDTTGDSKLTRRIPYKGTQGETIFRSSAYRVGDSITSKAASQLLIALSQVRTLIRNRKQIEPDLVIGTVPALPTAGVTWVAAKIFDRPYVIDLRDAWPDLMGQASSWNAEVGDPSIREKLAKNGPLQLVTRVSTKVLNSLLRGARAILVTSSTLKASLESRRELSTRGNSPEVVVIRNVFPVASQPTEDRGSHRKSGHLNVLYAGTIGRAQNLQNALEAAKLAKQQGLQVHMIFVGAGAARELLQEKAQEFGVDARFIRLKPAELLNAYYDWADTALVHLAEWEPLRRTVPSKTYELLFNRIHISGVVEGEAADLISSLGGGDVVPPQDPSALANLWVSLENNPQRLSVGTTGRDWVIREREEMTPVRLLQILQQIEASDGNASS